A single window of Oncorhynchus keta strain PuntledgeMale-10-30-2019 chromosome 34, Oket_V2, whole genome shotgun sequence DNA harbors:
- the LOC118366694 gene encoding ribosomal RNA processing protein 1 homolog B-like isoform X1: MAPVQQEPEIQFAQRLASNERPMRTKAIKKLRKYIRVRSQKIQGGFEGDELLKLWKGLFYCLWMQDKPLLQEELSNHISGLIHSFQNIQSQFMFLETFLQTVKREWTGIDRLRMDKFFQLVRFVFRNTFEMMKRKEWETSVVTSFLELLTTQVLHSSSGAPCGLQFHILDIYMTELAAVGSAELTAAQNMTFIDPFCKTASKTKDRILLRAICSSIFSAIVDQAPFAIEDLLKEVKATGGGAEESDSGQASEEEEVVKDPPKGKKTAKEALKKTTGGQTNGTVSTEEEDDDEDGLGDEDDDEMLHMESDSESEMPDDAGIGPVLQFDYLSLADRLFGLARRSNTPSHNRQRLYKVVKTLRDLSEGVFPQDEYPEEVSTDEDDDEMFGSRKRMKRGRGFGEEEEESSPAKKWKGKKKDSKARTSDQTAATDDSKPAETPGDSNNKKKKRRKKKKKTGEVKTEEQNGVAAKSEVKVEKDTTPASAPQTTDSKEAETEPSIPAKGTDTGASLLKAKVTAMETEVQSGTPQDVVVGNLSSVTVMEVDQKKQSETPVPDATSSKKKNIKKSKTPAPKQKEEVAEPAKSAPETATTTPSRRKNTKQEPEEQTTVEEVEMALETVDETTATPPKKKRRRRRSKVKRTAETDTTQVDLEPDSTPAEELPVDLRIAATPLKKKKLKVAKAGEESAGGEIRPGTEADVLVVDTKVEPACVATSTPLKKKKKKHAKAEEQSVEAESETPLKADANLTLIDVEVQTLEAATPISLKKKHAKAEVQTLEAATPTPLKKKKKSSGLVAQELETTTVEESVSEEQPTDADLDTPLKKGKKKRKVPVVIEFEAEVNGMAGGKKAKLSSDSKELSTPVSAKKNKKMTPKKAGAESDFITFQNHATIPTPLFFKTTKGSPSTPLSSKKKKCQTPKSESKKVTFGLNKNKTAGSPEFRKTDRSLLVSPEGSSRVPFDPQQKPLFGVLKSPEASLTKSTKKTKSTLKTTPKRPTAADFF, encoded by the exons agtTTATGTTTCTGGAGACCTTCCTGCAGACCGTCAAAAGAGAATGGACCGGCATTGACAGGCTTCGCATGGATAAGTTCTTCCAG CTGGTTCGTTTCGTGTTCAGGAACACTTTTGAGATGATGAAGAGGAAAGAATGGGAGACCAG TGTGGTGACCAGCTTTCTGGAGCTCCTGACTACCCAGGTCCTCCACAGCTCCAGCGGAGCTCCCTGCGGATTGCAGTTCCACATACTGGACATCTATATGACCGAGCTGGCTGCAGTCGGCTCAGCTGAG CTCACAGCGGCTCAGAACATGACATTCATTGACCCTTTCTGCAAAACAGCATCTAAAACGAAAGA TCGGATCTTGCTCAGGGCTATCTGCAGCAGCATTTTCAGCGCCATCGTGGACCAGGCTCCCTTCGCCATCGAAGACCTGTTGAAGGAAGTGAAGGCTACAGGTGGAGGGGCTGAGGAGTCCGACTCGGGACAGGCttctgaagaggaggaggtagtgaaAGATCCCCCCAAGGGCAAAAAAACTGCAAAGGAAGCCCTCAAGAAAACCACTGGAGGGCAGACCAACG GTACTGTGTCAACTGAGGAagaagatgatgatgaagatggtcTGGGCGATGAAGACGATGACGAAATGCTTCATATGGAGAGTGACTCTGAGTCTGAGATGCCAGATGACGCGGGGATCGGACCTGTTCTCCAGTTTGACTACCTTAGCCTGGCAGACAGGCTGTTTGGGCTAGCCAGACGCAGCAACACCCCTAGCCACAACAGACAGAGACTGTACAAAGTCGTCAAGAC TCTCCGGGATCTCAGTGAAG gagtcTTTCCACAGGATGAGTATCCAGAGGAGGTGTCGacagatgaggatgatgatgaaatGTTTGGCAGCAGAAAGAGGATGAAACGGGGACGAGGCTtcggggaggaagaggaagagagctcACCAGCCAAGAAATGGAAAG GCAAGAAAAAAGACTCCAAAGCAAGAACGTCTGACCAGACTGCCGCAACAGATGACAGTAAACCAGCAGAGACTCCCGGAGACTCCAataacaagaagaagaagaggaggaagaagaagaagaagactggAGAGGTGAAGACTGAAGAGCAGAACGGGGTGGCGGCGAAGTCGGAGGTTAAGGTTGAGAAGGACACAACTCCTGCTTCTGCACCGCAGACGACAGACTCTAAAGAAGCAGAGACGGAGCCCTCTATCCCAGCCAAGGGCACCGATACAGGAGCGTCTCTCCTGAAGGCAAAGGtgacagccatggagacagaggtCCAATCAGGAACTCCACAGGATGTAGTGGTAGGTAACCTGTCATCTGTCACAGTCATGGAGGTAGACCAGAAGAAACAATCAGAGACTCCGGTACCAGATGCCACATCTTCCAAGAAGAAAAATATCAAGAAGTCCAAAACGCCTGCACCGAAGCAGAAGGAAGAGGTAGCAGAACCAGCCAAGTCTGCCCCTGAGACTGCTACTACCACCCCAAGCAGGAGGAAAAATACCAAGCAGGAGCCTGAGGAGCAGACAACCGTAGAGGAAGTTGAAATGGCGTTAGAAACAGTAGACGAGACCACGGCCACCCCAccgaagaagaagaggaggaggaggaggagcaaggtTAAACGGACCGCtgagacagacacaacacaggTGGACCTTGAACCAGACTCTACCCCAGCCGAGGAGCTTCCAGTTGACCTCCGCATCGCCGCCACTCCCCTGAAAAAGAAGAAACTTAAGGTGGCAAAGGCTGGAGAGGAGAGCGCCGGGGGTGAAATACGTCCAGGAACTGAAGCAGACGTCCTTGTTGTAGACACCAAGGTGGAGCCAGCATGTGTCGCTACATCAACCCCGctcaagaagaagaagaagaaacatgCCAAGGCTGAAGAACAGAGTGTGGAGGCCGAAAGTGAAACCCCGCTGAAAGCAGACGCAAACCTCACACTGATCGACGTTGAGGTACAGACGCTGGAGGCCGCCACACCTATCTCACTCAAGAAGAAACATGCCAAGGCTGAGGTACAGACGCTGGAGGCCGCCACACCTACCCCActcaagaagaagaagaagagctcTGGACTGGTAGCACAGGAGCTAGAGACCACGACAGTGGAGGAGAGCGTGTCAGAGGAGCAGCCTACAGATGCTGACCTGGACACGCCCCTGAAGAaagggaagaagaagaggaaggtcCCGGTAGTGATAGAGTTCGAGGCTGAGGTCAACGGGATGGCTGGAGGCAAGAAAGCCAAACTGAGCAGC GACAGCAAAGAGCTTTCCACGCCGGTGAGCgccaagaaaaacaaaaaaatgacGCCCAAGAAGGCAGGGGCGGAGTCTGACTTCATCACGTTCCAGAACCACGCCACCATCCCTACTCCCCTTTTCTTCAAGACCACCAAGGGAAGCCCCAGCACACCGCTATCCAGCAAGAAG AAGAAGTGTCAGACTCCAAAGTCCGAATCCAAGAAGGTTACCTTCGGACTCAATAAAAACAAAACTGCAGG ATCCCCAGAGTTCAGGAAGACTGACCGCAGCCTGCTGGTGAGTCCAGAGGGGTCGTCCCGGGTGCCGTTTGACCCCCAGCAGAAGCCCCTGTTTGGGGTCCTGAAGTCCCCAGAGGCCTCTCTTACCAAAAGCACTAAGAAGACCAAGAGCACCCTGAAAACCACCCCCAAACGCCCCACCGCGGCTGACTTCTTCTAG
- the LOC118366694 gene encoding ribosomal RNA processing protein 1 homolog B-like isoform X2, protein MAPVQQEPEIQFAQRLASNERPMRTKAIKKLRKYIRVRSQKIQGGFEGDELLKLWKGLFYCLWMQDKPLLQEELSNHISGLIHSFQNIQSQFMFLETFLQTVKREWTGIDRLRMDKFFQLVRFVFRNTFEMMKRKEWETSVVTSFLELLTTQVLHSSSGAPCGLQFHILDIYMTELAAVGSAELTAAQNMTFIDPFCKTASKTKDRILLRAICSSIFSAIVDQAPFAIEDLLKEVKATGGGAEESDSGQASEEEEVVKDPPKGKKTAKEALKKTTGGQTNGTVSTEEEDDDEDGLGDEDDDEMLHMESDSESEMPDDAGIGPVLQFDYLSLADRLFGLARRSNTPSHNRQRLYKVVKTLRDLSEGVFPQDEYPEEVSTDEDDDEMFGSRKRMKRGRGFGEEEEESSPAKKWKGKKKDSKARTSDQTAATDDSKPAETPGDSNNKKKKRRKKKKKTGEVKTEEQNGVAAKSEVKVEKDTTPASAPQTTDSKEAETEPSIPAKGTDTGASLLKAKVTAMETEVQSGTPQDVVVGNLSSVTVMEVDQKKQSETPVPDATSSKKKNIKKSKTPAPKQKEEVAEPAKSAPETATTTPSRRKNTKQEPEEQTTVEEVEMALETVDETTATPPKKKRRRRRSKVKRTAETDTTQVDLEPDSTPAEELPVDLRIAATPLKKKKLKVAKAGEESAGGEIRPGTEADVLVVDTKVEPACVATSTPLKKKKKKHAKAEEQSVEAESETPLKADANLTLIDVEVQTLEAATPISLKKKHAKAEVQTLEAATPTPLKKKKKSSGLVAQELETTTVEESVSEEQPTDADLDTPLKKGKKKRKVPVVIEFEAEVNGMAGGKKAKLSSDSKELSTPVSAKKNKKMTPKKAGAESDFITFQNHATIPTPLFFKTTKGSPSTPLSSKKKKCQTPKSESKKVTFGLNKNKTAEFRKTDRSLLVSPEGSSRVPFDPQQKPLFGVLKSPEASLTKSTKKTKSTLKTTPKRPTAADFF, encoded by the exons agtTTATGTTTCTGGAGACCTTCCTGCAGACCGTCAAAAGAGAATGGACCGGCATTGACAGGCTTCGCATGGATAAGTTCTTCCAG CTGGTTCGTTTCGTGTTCAGGAACACTTTTGAGATGATGAAGAGGAAAGAATGGGAGACCAG TGTGGTGACCAGCTTTCTGGAGCTCCTGACTACCCAGGTCCTCCACAGCTCCAGCGGAGCTCCCTGCGGATTGCAGTTCCACATACTGGACATCTATATGACCGAGCTGGCTGCAGTCGGCTCAGCTGAG CTCACAGCGGCTCAGAACATGACATTCATTGACCCTTTCTGCAAAACAGCATCTAAAACGAAAGA TCGGATCTTGCTCAGGGCTATCTGCAGCAGCATTTTCAGCGCCATCGTGGACCAGGCTCCCTTCGCCATCGAAGACCTGTTGAAGGAAGTGAAGGCTACAGGTGGAGGGGCTGAGGAGTCCGACTCGGGACAGGCttctgaagaggaggaggtagtgaaAGATCCCCCCAAGGGCAAAAAAACTGCAAAGGAAGCCCTCAAGAAAACCACTGGAGGGCAGACCAACG GTACTGTGTCAACTGAGGAagaagatgatgatgaagatggtcTGGGCGATGAAGACGATGACGAAATGCTTCATATGGAGAGTGACTCTGAGTCTGAGATGCCAGATGACGCGGGGATCGGACCTGTTCTCCAGTTTGACTACCTTAGCCTGGCAGACAGGCTGTTTGGGCTAGCCAGACGCAGCAACACCCCTAGCCACAACAGACAGAGACTGTACAAAGTCGTCAAGAC TCTCCGGGATCTCAGTGAAG gagtcTTTCCACAGGATGAGTATCCAGAGGAGGTGTCGacagatgaggatgatgatgaaatGTTTGGCAGCAGAAAGAGGATGAAACGGGGACGAGGCTtcggggaggaagaggaagagagctcACCAGCCAAGAAATGGAAAG GCAAGAAAAAAGACTCCAAAGCAAGAACGTCTGACCAGACTGCCGCAACAGATGACAGTAAACCAGCAGAGACTCCCGGAGACTCCAataacaagaagaagaagaggaggaagaagaagaagaagactggAGAGGTGAAGACTGAAGAGCAGAACGGGGTGGCGGCGAAGTCGGAGGTTAAGGTTGAGAAGGACACAACTCCTGCTTCTGCACCGCAGACGACAGACTCTAAAGAAGCAGAGACGGAGCCCTCTATCCCAGCCAAGGGCACCGATACAGGAGCGTCTCTCCTGAAGGCAAAGGtgacagccatggagacagaggtCCAATCAGGAACTCCACAGGATGTAGTGGTAGGTAACCTGTCATCTGTCACAGTCATGGAGGTAGACCAGAAGAAACAATCAGAGACTCCGGTACCAGATGCCACATCTTCCAAGAAGAAAAATATCAAGAAGTCCAAAACGCCTGCACCGAAGCAGAAGGAAGAGGTAGCAGAACCAGCCAAGTCTGCCCCTGAGACTGCTACTACCACCCCAAGCAGGAGGAAAAATACCAAGCAGGAGCCTGAGGAGCAGACAACCGTAGAGGAAGTTGAAATGGCGTTAGAAACAGTAGACGAGACCACGGCCACCCCAccgaagaagaagaggaggaggaggaggagcaaggtTAAACGGACCGCtgagacagacacaacacaggTGGACCTTGAACCAGACTCTACCCCAGCCGAGGAGCTTCCAGTTGACCTCCGCATCGCCGCCACTCCCCTGAAAAAGAAGAAACTTAAGGTGGCAAAGGCTGGAGAGGAGAGCGCCGGGGGTGAAATACGTCCAGGAACTGAAGCAGACGTCCTTGTTGTAGACACCAAGGTGGAGCCAGCATGTGTCGCTACATCAACCCCGctcaagaagaagaagaagaaacatgCCAAGGCTGAAGAACAGAGTGTGGAGGCCGAAAGTGAAACCCCGCTGAAAGCAGACGCAAACCTCACACTGATCGACGTTGAGGTACAGACGCTGGAGGCCGCCACACCTATCTCACTCAAGAAGAAACATGCCAAGGCTGAGGTACAGACGCTGGAGGCCGCCACACCTACCCCActcaagaagaagaagaagagctcTGGACTGGTAGCACAGGAGCTAGAGACCACGACAGTGGAGGAGAGCGTGTCAGAGGAGCAGCCTACAGATGCTGACCTGGACACGCCCCTGAAGAaagggaagaagaagaggaaggtcCCGGTAGTGATAGAGTTCGAGGCTGAGGTCAACGGGATGGCTGGAGGCAAGAAAGCCAAACTGAGCAGC GACAGCAAAGAGCTTTCCACGCCGGTGAGCgccaagaaaaacaaaaaaatgacGCCCAAGAAGGCAGGGGCGGAGTCTGACTTCATCACGTTCCAGAACCACGCCACCATCCCTACTCCCCTTTTCTTCAAGACCACCAAGGGAAGCCCCAGCACACCGCTATCCAGCAAGAAG AAGAAGTGTCAGACTCCAAAGTCCGAATCCAAGAAGGTTACCTTCGGACTCAATAAAAACAAAACTGCAG AGTTCAGGAAGACTGACCGCAGCCTGCTGGTGAGTCCAGAGGGGTCGTCCCGGGTGCCGTTTGACCCCCAGCAGAAGCCCCTGTTTGGGGTCCTGAAGTCCCCAGAGGCCTCTCTTACCAAAAGCACTAAGAAGACCAAGAGCACCCTGAAAACCACCCCCAAACGCCCCACCGCGGCTGACTTCTTCTAG